A genomic segment from Maniola hyperantus chromosome 4, iAphHyp1.2, whole genome shotgun sequence encodes:
- the LOC138402219 gene encoding uncharacterized protein, whose translation METERYPLLGSQPKWWQRWFCCQAKVETAECTPAPPPSPEPERRTPPTTRLPEPPRHWCSPPERRRPPMTDQELQELQALWDATMAAVQKRVQRRVAQHERALGARHEEPW comes from the exons ATGGAGACTGAAAG GTATCCCCTGCTAGGCAGCCAGCCTAAGTGGTGGCAGCGTTGGTTTTGCTGCCAAGCAAA AGTGGAGACAGCTGAGTGTACACCGGCGCCTCCGCCGTCACCTGAGCCCGAGCGCCGCACCCCTCCGACTACGCGGCTGCCGGAGCCGCCGCGGCATTGGTGCTCTCCTCCGGAGAGGAGGAGGCCACCAATGACGGATCAGGAGCTCCAAGAACTGCAGGCGCTTTGGGACGCGACCATGGCCGCAGTCCAAAAACGCGTACAGCGCCGCGTGGCGCAGCACGAACGCGCGCTAGGAGCGAGGCACGAGGAGCCCTGGTAA